CCATAAATTACCTAAACCAAAAACCGAGCTGGCTAAACGGATTAAGGCTTGTTTTTTACTAATGTCATGACCGGATTCATTTTGAATTCTTAGACGCCATGCTTTCATTCCTACGGTTTGTCCACCTTGGCTCCAAAACCAAATATAAAAATAACAAACACAGCTTAATACATATATTTGAAACAGAATGTGGATTACAGTATGAGCTTGTAGCCAAGCCGCTAAATCTTGATGGCCTGTGGTGGTGAATAGTCCTAGGGTTTGCGCTAGCCCTAAAAAAAACATGCCTATGGCTGCGGCGGCTAAAGCTAGGGCACAGACAACAAGAGAATCGTAAATAATAGCGGCGATGCGCCTTATAAGCCCTGCGCGGGCAAAGCCATTTTTAGAGATGATATCGGGCATAGAAAAGCGTCACAAAATAATGTCGCGCTATGCTAGCAAATATTAGCGTTGGATCAACTTGAAGCATCTATCAATTTTTGTTCTCTTATATCACTTAACATATAGTTGAATGATTAAATCAAACTGGACGGTCTAATTTTAGTCAAAGCGATCGAGTTTTAGGGGAAGCCGTCAAGCTTCGAGGCCCCATGAGCATATGCTCTATTATGTGATTGGGGTGAGTAAGCGCCGACAATGAACCA
This genomic window from Saccharobesus litoralis contains:
- a CDS encoding RDD family protein; amino-acid sequence: MPDIISKNGFARAGLIRRIAAIIYDSLVVCALALAAAAIGMFFLGLAQTLGLFTTTGHQDLAAWLQAHTVIHILFQIYVLSCVCYFYIWFWSQGGQTVGMKAWRLRIQNESGHDISKKQALIRLASSVFGLGNLWLLFAPKYKLALQDYVAKCEVVVLTKDANQHKNWQKLY